In Besnoitia besnoiti strain Bb-Ger1 chromosome I, whole genome shotgun sequence, the genomic window ggcGAAACCAGCTCGATATATGTGTACTCGCTGGCACCCGGCCCTCCTGTTCGACTACACCACAGCCCACGCAGAATCTGGCGTACACAGGCGTGTAAAGCTATGGCTGCATGTGTAATCCATCTGTTTATGCGTGACAGCGCTACCAGAAGTGCCATTTCTCTTGCCTCAGTTTAATTAAGCGTGACAACACGGCAGGCGAAGGAATACCGAATACGGGGACTGATCCAACGcgtgtctgcttcctccgctgaCGCGCTCGTCACGAATGAACGGAGCGGCCCCTCTAGCTCTGACTCCACGACGAGAGACACCAAGCGGAATCTTCAAATCTCTATGCACCGAAAAGGCACATGAAGAACATCCTGCAGATACGTTAGCGTTCGTCTCGATTGTAAGGTGGCAAGAATCTCGTTTCCTGGCGCTGCTCCGTAGGGCTACATGCATCTGACCCTTGTGTTGCTACACCCATTCTGGCGAGCTACCTTGAAGAACGAAAATATATACGGTTCCAAGGGTGGTCTTTGCTGCATTTGGATTCTAGCCACGGAATACGGTAAACCCGTCCAAGTTTGCCAGTTTGAATCAGAGGCATCAACCATTATTTTCCCACTGTGCTCAACCGATGTTTGAGAAGAGCCCCGCGTTACGGATGTGCGACAGGCAGGCACGCACTCGTCGTCGAGCGATCTCGCCGGCGTGAATGCCGACAGCCAGTCAATGCGACCTATGGGAACACAGAAATGAATTCGAACGCACACACGTGCAGGCGCAAAAGTGACCATGTTTGGCGAGACCGCCAGGCAAAAGAAAAAGGATAGGCGGAAGATGCACAGTCAGACACAGATCAGTGGTGCACCACCGCAGCAGAAAGCAGTTGCTTTGCTTGGCAACCGGCATTGTTTGCTTCACTTGAGCCTCCTTCTCAGCGGAAGGTTCGGTCTGTACCATCCGAGGACACGCCGTATGAAAAGAATGTCACGACTACAGCGTGTCCACAGCCTGGATGCCGAGGAGGTTCAGAGTTTTCTCGAGAATCCGCCGCACTCCGTAGACGAGCAGAAGCCGCGTTGTTCGGAGgccttcgtccgccgccgctgtgaCTTGGCATTTCTCGTAGAAGGCGTTGAAAACAAGACAGAGCGAATAAAGGTAGGCCGTCAACTTGCTAGGGATCAGCGCCTCGACCGCGTCTTCCAGGGCCATAGCGAACATCAGGAGCCTGACCGCCAGGAGCCGATCCAGGTCATCATGGTGCAGATGGAAAGCCAGGTCTGTGTCTCGCTTCATTTCTAAGCGAGGGAGCAAGCAAAAACAAGACGAATCCAAGTGTGGCTGCGCACAGCATGTAACACGCCTGCAGAAGtgtctcttcctccgctggcgacgcggctgGCGTCCCTAGCCCGCTAGAGCTCCTCATCTCAACGGCCATGAGAGAGGATgagaagacacacacacCGGGACGCAAAACGCAGCGCCGATAGAAACAACGTTCTGCCGGTAAAATAAACGGCTGCTCTTTCAGTCTGTCGCTTCTGGGTCTTCGCCCTTAATACCTACTCTCGTGGACTTCGGGAGGCGGACCGTCGTCCCAACCGGCTCGCCGCAAAATGCCCCGGACGCGAACAAGCGAGTAGAGAATATACGGCGCCGTGTTGCCTTTTTGGCTGAGCATCTTTGCAGGCGAGTAGACGTAATCAGCATCGCGTCGAGTGCTCAGCTCCGCGTACTTTACTGCCGCGACACCTGCAAAAACCAACAAGAAGCAGCGAAGGGTTTCCAGCAACGCATCGGGGCCGCTTTCACAGGGGCACACTCCGGAGCAGGCACACCTGGACGCATCTGCCTGGGAAATCGCTGAGTGTGTTCCAGCCTGAGCGACGGAAAAAATAAATCTATACACACAAGTATTGCAGATCGTGGAAACAATGTGCATAAGGACGTCATACTGTTGCTGCAGGTATGCACTAGCCTGCATCAAGAACATCGCGCCAGGAGCACCTGTCGTACGCATTTGCACACAGACACTTCCTCGTGATTTAGCAGTGCCTAACAAGGAGCATGTGCCTCTTGCGTACACGcacatatatgtagatgtatgcatgcacacagaaGCGCCAGCCGCCGGTGAAGAGCGTTGCGTTGGTGCTTCAAAAGGAGACTTAAGGATATGCCTGGAACATCACAGTCTTTAGGGTTCCTCCTCTCCACCAGCGCACAGAATGGACAGACGCGTATCTCGAACGGTGCTGACTGAGACTACAAGCTCAGCGGACATGCATTTGAACGTGGAGCAGACTACCCGGAGGTTACCCGTTGCTTCTTTGTCAGTGGCAGGCGCAGATGAATGGTCGCTGGTACGTAGAGATTCGTGCTTACCAAGGATACGTGCCcttgcgcgctgcgcctcacGGTCCTTGCTgtgcgccgtcgtctgcatGCAGTTGTCTATGCGTCGGCTGAGCTCTTCGTCTGTCAAGAAAACCAGCAACAGAACCGGCTTTTCGGCACGTGCTAAGGCTAGTTGGCCGTAGGCTTTACTTCGCGAAATAGTTTGTGTGGGCTGCCTCTGGCACGACGACAAACCTCCTGACTCCCAAGGGCCTTCAGACACATTGCAAAGAACTGAAGAGCGACACGCAGCTCCGCAGAGGGAGGAACGAGACGGGTGGCGGACGCGAAAGCAAGCGACACAGAGACACGACAGAAGGGCAACGGCGGTCACATGGTAAAGAAAGCCGCACTCCGAGAACTAAGATGATAAAATCCCATATCACATGCCAGACCCTACACGCTAACCCCCCCACTATAGGCAGAGTCGTAGTGCCATGCTCATATGCCGGAGACGGCGCAAAACACACGAACAGGAAACTAGGACGAAGGAAAGCTTGAGCAAACCAGAGCCACTTCTCTACTCGATGCGAAAGCGAAACGAGGGCTCGCCAGCGTGTTCGCACCACTTTTTCTGGGAGACGAATCGGTCCTCCACACGCCTCCTACCAGCCTGTCGAACGGCCTCCACGACGAGCTCGTCGAGCTGAGGCGCCTGTCCTTCTCTCGACTTCATTTTCAACCCTTCCGCATTCTTGACGAGCCCGAGGGCGACGTGCTCGAGCTGGGTTTCCTGTGTGCCTCCATGGAttgcttcgctctcgcgctgaACACACGACGTTTGTTGCTGCGCCCGGGTTTCTTCGCCCGGCGGCCGGTCGCCCCCCGGCCTCAGATGTGCGCCCGTCGTCCCCCGGATCCCGTCGTCGAGCGCGCACGAGAAGACCCTTTCAGCTTCCTCGCGCACGTCGCAGCTCGCGGAAAGGCGGCCCGccagaggagctgctgcgtctcttgAAGCTAAGCcagcagagcgagcgagcgaAAACACGCGACGGAAGTGCGCCGCCTGAGCGCGGTCGACCACGTACAGGATCCGGGCTGCCTTCAGAGTGTTTGACCTGAGCAACACAGGAAGCAGACACAGACTAGGCGGCTTCAAAGCACTGAACGAGGGcctggaggcagcggagcggcgacgagagccgcgcgcgacgaccgAATCTTGAGGAAATTTTTTCAGGCGATGAGGTATAGGCCTCTGACCCCATTCACGGCCCCGAGAAGAGGAACCGCTGAAGGCGAGATACAAGCATTTCGGACCGCTCCGCCGGCCTAGCCGTGATGAAGCCGAGCGAAAGAAGAAACAATAGAGAAGAACGCCAGGTGATGCAAAGAGAGCGattctgcgaggcgcgctgAGAGAACAAACGATGTCCACTGAGGGGCGTAAGCGCGGCAGCTCTGAGAGCTTTCAGCCACGAAATGGACGAAGCCGATAAGAGCTTCGCGCAGGGAACAAAGAGCCAACTCGTGACAGACTCCAGGCGCTCGTTCCATGACAAACAATAAACGCAAAGCGCTCGTAATTGCGCTTGCCTGTGGAGAATCGCCGCGAGATCCGTTGCGGAATACGTTAAAGCCCCCGTTGGCTTCTTCAGCACCACGACGCCTTCAGTCGctggcgcgtccgcgccttgTCCAGGCCTTTCGGCCTCTCCATCATGCAAGTCTACCTCGTTCTCGTCGCCTGAACCTCCCGTCCCTTTCGTCTCGTTGCTGCGCTCCGGGTCGTTCGCtccgctctctgtctctgtgccCACTCTGCCTTCGGGggttcgctctcgccgctcgTTGGCGTGTGCAGCGATCTcacgcggcgtcctcgctcgctgtTTACAGCCTCCATCTCGTGGCGATTCGCAGGCTTTGCGCGAGGTGGCCGCTTCCGTGGCGTCTCGAGGGAGCTGCGCTacggcctcggcgtcgacgACACCCCCGAGGGCCCCGGAGGCcagagcgcggagacgcgaatAAGAGGAGAGCAGGCGGAAGACTTCGGGGACGAGAAAGGCATAGAAAGACTCGCCGCGCACCTCCTGATGCCGCAGCCCGAGTAGCCGGTAGGTCGACTCGAATCTCTACACGCCGACACAGAGAGCGTGCACGCGCCTCACGATTGATGACAGGCTGCCTAGCGGGTTTCAAATGCTGACCATGCGACCCTAGTCGAATTAGGGCCGCAGGGCGCCTGGTCATTCGCAGAACGACGCTGACAAGCTCCACACCCCATGAAGTTCGCAGTTCGTTTCGCCTGAAGAGCGGGCCGACGGCGCGAAAGAGACCCTGTGTCGGCGCGTGTCCATCGGTTCTGGCTGCGGAACATTTTGTCAAACTCTCCGTGTCGCGTCCGGCTCAAGACACAGAATTCTGGACTGCTCACGCCACGCGGTGCGCAGCCCACCTCACGGGTGTTAAGCACAGCACATTCTGtaagaggaggcgcctctTTTGCTCACCTCGAGAGACAACTTCCGGAGCAAACGCCATTGCTGACGAATCTCTGAAGTCTCGTCGCCAGTctgaaggcgacgcagcagctcctcacACAGCTGCTTGAAAGCGGGGTCACTCTgggccttctccttcgccgcctgaaAAGAGACGAAAATCAGCTAACGATGATTTACACGCGAGCTGGAGAGACACGGGTCACGCGCGGGCTGGGTCCACTCCCCAGTAAAAAAAGCGCACTTACCTACAAGCTGCAAGCAACCGACCCCGATGATAATCACGTGAGCGTGTTACTGCATCCACGAGAATAGGCAGAAGGCAGCAATAACTCGGAGGCAGAAACGTAGTCAGACGATGAGAGAGGAGTGGCCTGGCTAGCTCGACGCGAAGCGATGCGAAGTCAGGAGATCAGAGGAGACCTCAACATGACCGTTGTTGAGAGTAAAAGTATCCCCACATACCATGGAAGTCAGAGAATAGCCAAGCGTACACGTCCGCGTTGTGGCACTATGGATGAACGAA contains:
- a CDS encoding DALR anticodon binding domain-containing protein (encoded by transcript BESB_008030); amino-acid sequence: MPATRTLVYRSFVQATWLSGLSPPPGMRAVANGSGSSLHSSSFPSPSGGRNLHRESVRDGGDGHRQAAAHSANELTLPSPLQLRQWLADRLRKAISIAMGGREMRDDISIVVTEAVAHARSIFDFQSSAAISLAGKGGGSQSAEDIAQGLLNNLEVERPLTERVVALTAVSERGFINFRLSNSYLAAQLKYMFLTPPQNSCLGFEKVKQPQRIVIDYASPNICKDLHVGHLRSAVVGDALANMLEFAGNVVHRQNHLGDFGWPAALVLGALEDTDLKTRAETQALARALAAAADEDARGEAEASEKESEQPPRAREEQGGPQRGEREGTAERGAGEAREGHLQQEENRSREGDEGDGENPPMSAVNWTEIYQAAKEKAQSDPAFKQLCEELLRRLQTGDETSEIRQQWRLLRKLSLERFESTYRLLGLRHQEVRGESFYAFLVPEVFRLLSSYSRLRALASGALGGVVDAEAVAQLPRDATEAATSRKACESPRDGGCKQRARTPREIAAHANERRERTPEGRVGTETESGANDPERSNETKGTGGSGDENEVDLHDGEAERPGQGADAPATEGVVVLKKPTGALTSNTLKAARILYVVDRAQAAHFRRVFSLARSAGLASRDAAAPLAGRLSASCDVREEAERVFSCALDDGIRGTTGAHLRPGGDRPPGEETRAQQQTSCVQRESEAIHGGTQETQLEHVALGLVKNAEGLKMKSREGQAPQLDELVVEAVRQADEELSRRIDNCMQTTAHSKDREAQRARARILGVAAVKYAELSTRRDADYVYSPAKMLSQKGNTAPYILYSLVRVRGILRRAGWDDGPPPEVHESRLLMFAMALEDAVEALIPSKLTAYLYSLCLVFNAFYEKCQVTAAADEGLRTTRLLLVYGVRRILEKTLNLLGIQAVDTL